The following coding sequences lie in one Rutidosis leptorrhynchoides isolate AG116_Rl617_1_P2 chromosome 4, CSIRO_AGI_Rlap_v1, whole genome shotgun sequence genomic window:
- the LOC139841698 gene encoding uncharacterized protein, which yields MALAHCIQVIKLSRLKLCGWVIFGHPYTAMLQKLLSVAKVAKGPDNVKFLIVAIDYFTKWVEDKAVRTITGVQVQNFVWEYIVCRFSIPRELVSDNGAQIVKEPFKIGRTDLNIVQKFTSVAHPHVNGLCEVTNCDIVSGIKKRLYEKRTGWVDELPNHRVANFDEEANGEGLCENLNLIEERRLMATIREVNNKQQIAKYYNKTVRALSFDVGEWVLRNNDASRAEKLGKLGPNWEGPYQVVAINSAGSYKLADIEGRTLPNAWHASLLKRDYA from the exons ATGGCTCTTGCGCATTGCATTCAGGTTATAAAACTATCGCGGCTaaaattatgcggatgggttaTTTTTGGCCATCCTTATACCGCGATGTTGCAAAAATTGTTAAGCGTTGCAAAAGTTGCCAAAG GTCCTGACAATGTTAAATTCTTAATTGTGGCAATTGACTATTTTACAAAATGGGTTGAAGataaggcggttcgcactattacTGGAGTGCAAGTGCAAAATTTTGTGTGGGAGTATATTGTTTGCAGATTTAGCATACCGCGTGAATTAGTTAGCGATAATGGTGCTCAGATAGTGAAAGAACCTTTCAAAATAGGGCGCACTGATTTAAATATAGTCCAAAAGTTTACATCAGTGGCGCATCCACATGTTAATGGCTTGTGTGAAGTAACCAATTGCGATATTGTgagcggtattaaaaagaggttataTGAGAAGCGAACTGGTTGGGTGGATGAGCTGCCCAAT CATAGAGTCGCGAACTTTGATGAAGAAGCGAATGGCGAAGGCTTATGTGAAAATTTGAATTTAATTGAAGAGCGAAGGTTAATGGCTACTATCAGAGAGGTAAATAATAAACAACAAATCGCCAAATATTACAACAAAACAGTACGCGCTTTGTCTTTTGATGTAGGCGAATGGGTGCTGCGAAACAATGATGCGAGTAGAGCAGAAAAACTTGGCAAATTAGGACCTAACTGGGAAGGTCCTTATCAAGTTGTGGCAATTAATTCGGCAGGATCATATAAACTCGCAGACATAGAAGGTCGAACTCtccctaatgcgtggcatgctTCTTTATTAAAGCGAGATTATGCATAA